A section of the Estrella lausannensis genome encodes:
- a CDS encoding aldo/keto reductase family protein: MIPLPHNIPPIGIGTHKIGQGALTKALEIGYRHLDLATAYQNLPLVANAIKSSSLRREELILTLKILPDDTKRCIEKALDDLCTDHLDFLLLHVPYTDFGKFSQTLHPFLQKGIVRRFGVSNFSESDLICLKEHSLEPCVNQIEIHPYYFPDRLIKASTQMGAHPVAYRPLAGGKTALLQDPVITQIAKAKEMTPSQIAIAWLLTKGIPCIVKSEKEEHLKENIQAISIRLTQEEILHINQMNAKAIRTCTSWIKTA, from the coding sequence ATGATCCCTTTACCCCATAACATTCCACCCATCGGCATCGGAACACATAAAATCGGCCAAGGTGCCCTTACGAAAGCTTTAGAGATCGGCTATCGCCATCTCGATTTAGCAACTGCCTATCAAAATCTGCCCCTTGTTGCTAATGCAATCAAAAGCTCTTCCTTAAGGCGAGAAGAGCTCATCCTGACTCTGAAAATCCTTCCGGATGACACCAAAAGGTGTATAGAAAAGGCTTTAGATGACCTTTGCACCGACCACCTCGATTTCCTTCTCCTGCATGTACCCTACACCGACTTTGGTAAATTCAGTCAAACACTCCATCCCTTCCTGCAAAAGGGAATCGTCCGACGATTTGGGGTCAGTAATTTCAGCGAAAGCGATCTTATCTGTTTGAAAGAGCACTCTCTTGAACCTTGCGTGAACCAGATCGAAATTCACCCCTACTACTTTCCGGACAGGCTAATTAAAGCCTCAACACAAATGGGAGCACATCCCGTCGCCTACAGACCTTTGGCCGGAGGGAAGACTGCTCTTTTACAAGACCCTGTCATCACACAGATCGCCAAGGCAAAGGAAATGACCCCCAGCCAGATCGCCATCGCCTGGCTGCTTACAAAGGGAATTCCCTGCATCGTCAAATCGGAAAAGGAAGAGCATCTAAAGGAAAACATCCAAGCGATTAGCATCCGACTTACCCAAGAAGAGATTTTGCACATCAATCAAATGAACGCTAAAGCCATCCGAACCTGCACATCGTGGATAAAGACTGCATGA
- a CDS encoding uracil phosphoribosyltransferase, producing MLVSIIAAPEGAALIARNHPKVKLVIGTLDRGLNAKKFILPGIGDFGDRYFGTDE from the coding sequence ATGCTTGTCTCCATCATCGCTGCACCCGAAGGCGCCGCCCTGATCGCCCGCAACCACCCTAAAGTCAAGCTGGTTATTGGCACTCTTGACAGGGGATTGAATGCCAAAAAATTCATACTGCCGGGAATCGGCGACTTTGGCGACCGCTACTTTGGAACCGATGAATAG
- a CDS encoding pyridoxal-phosphate dependent enzyme has product MTPASSLGRIRSAKGVWFFKSMALFFDFINHYTTGMNILNELTGKFPQEDYPKESRIHPIAGTHPVKGTWYIKREDELGFFTAGGKIRKWRTLVPSLVSKGVDTALLIGSSQSNNVLGLSLLLIEKGIRPLPILLNSKDPLPRGNRLFLELTVGSRQLLFVEREEWHRVEEIALSLQRKLSAEGCKAEVIPEGSYLTEAFFGALTLAADILRNEVERGCSFNHIFIEAGTGLQAIALILGLAAASHPGSVSVLLLADKEEIFLEKLEKWRLVLEEVSGIRLCSSSMHFSLFRPRTQKAFKPISGKGWEGLVSFAQSSGVWTDPVYSSRLFAEAFSEGKTKEMEGDILVIHSGGLSSLFGFEKELRACLPSCD; this is encoded by the coding sequence ATGACCCCTGCCAGCTCTTTAGGACGCATCCGTTCCGCTAAGGGAGTGTGGTTTTTTAAATCCATGGCTCTTTTCTTTGATTTTATAAACCATTATACTACAGGGATGAATATATTAAATGAACTGACAGGAAAGTTCCCCCAGGAAGACTATCCTAAAGAGTCCCGGATCCATCCGATAGCCGGCACTCATCCGGTCAAGGGCACCTGGTATATCAAACGGGAAGATGAGCTGGGCTTTTTTACCGCAGGGGGTAAAATCCGCAAGTGGCGGACGCTTGTGCCATCCCTTGTCTCAAAAGGAGTGGATACGGCTCTTCTGATCGGCAGCTCCCAATCCAATAATGTGCTGGGCTTGAGCTTGCTGCTCATCGAAAAGGGCATACGCCCTCTTCCCATTTTATTGAATAGCAAAGATCCCCTTCCCAGGGGAAACCGCCTCTTTCTCGAACTGACTGTGGGAAGTCGGCAGCTCCTATTCGTGGAACGGGAGGAGTGGCATCGGGTTGAAGAGATCGCTCTGTCGTTGCAACGCAAGCTCTCGGCGGAAGGCTGCAAGGCGGAAGTGATCCCCGAAGGGTCTTATCTGACCGAAGCTTTCTTTGGAGCCCTCACCCTGGCAGCGGATATTTTACGCAATGAAGTGGAGAGAGGCTGCTCTTTTAACCATATATTCATCGAAGCAGGGACGGGGCTGCAGGCGATCGCTTTGATCTTGGGCCTTGCTGCGGCTTCGCATCCGGGTTCGGTCTCAGTGCTCCTCTTGGCAGACAAGGAAGAGATCTTCTTGGAAAAGCTGGAGAAGTGGCGTCTTGTGCTGGAGGAGGTGAGCGGTATTCGGCTTTGTAGCTCTTCAATGCACTTTTCCCTCTTCCGGCCTCGTACGCAGAAAGCCTTCAAACCCATTTCAGGGAAGGGGTGGGAGGGCCTTGTCTCTTTTGCTCAAAGCAGCGGTGTGTGGACCGATCCTGTCTATTCCAGCAGGCTCTTTGCCGAAGCTTTTAGCGAGGGGAAGACGAAGGAAATGGAGGGAGATATCTTAGTGATTCACTCCGGCGGCCTCTCCTCCCTCTTTGGATTTGAAAAAGAGCTCAGGGCTTGTCTTCCTTCTTGCGATTGA
- a CDS encoding isopenicillin N synthase family dioxygenase, giving the protein MALMLTLWNFPSETSESPAFDATIPVVDMNDYFKEETRDRFISKVAEALHTVGFFAVVNPGIAVEDLERGYAASMDFFLHPLEQKLECYKASINGQRGYVPSETAQGNSVKDCKEFYHIGRKSNIWPTWMNFQEPMENLIKALDIHSEILQIAFAKALGENERFLIDMTETGECLIRALHYPPNPNPSVPWAAQHTDIDLFTILPMATEEGLQVFHEGQWIDVRVPKDAFIVNGGDKLQNLSNGYFKSSLHRVVAKPGLERFSIVYFVHPRDNDPMDPLPQAVSMTGGVKRYPEATSLELLACRLRELGLASPALLQFEKESGIMERIQALVDSGDAADPVKLTYEVWQKSQNTEEAN; this is encoded by the coding sequence ATGGCCCTTATGTTAACACTATGGAATTTTCCTTCCGAAACCTCTGAATCTCCCGCTTTTGACGCTACTATTCCCGTAGTCGATATGAATGATTACTTCAAAGAAGAAACGCGGGACCGCTTTATCTCCAAAGTCGCAGAAGCGCTCCATACCGTCGGATTTTTCGCCGTCGTCAATCCCGGCATTGCCGTAGAGGATCTGGAAAGAGGCTACGCCGCCTCAATGGATTTCTTTCTTCATCCGCTGGAGCAAAAACTGGAGTGTTATAAAGCCAGTATCAACGGCCAGCGCGGCTACGTCCCTTCGGAAACAGCCCAGGGAAACAGCGTCAAAGATTGTAAGGAGTTCTATCACATTGGGCGCAAGAGCAACATCTGGCCTACCTGGATGAATTTTCAAGAGCCCATGGAAAACTTGATCAAAGCACTCGATATCCATAGCGAAATTCTTCAGATTGCCTTTGCGAAGGCCTTGGGAGAGAATGAACGTTTCCTTATCGACATGACAGAAACAGGAGAATGTCTGATCAGAGCCCTCCACTATCCTCCCAACCCCAATCCCAGTGTACCTTGGGCAGCGCAGCATACGGATATCGATCTGTTTACCATTCTGCCGATGGCTACCGAAGAGGGTTTACAAGTCTTTCATGAAGGACAATGGATCGATGTCAGGGTGCCCAAAGACGCTTTCATCGTCAATGGTGGCGATAAATTGCAAAATCTCTCAAATGGCTATTTTAAAAGCAGCCTGCACAGGGTTGTGGCAAAACCCGGACTGGAGAGGTTCTCGATTGTCTACTTTGTGCATCCCCGCGACAACGATCCCATGGATCCCCTCCCCCAGGCAGTCAGCATGACAGGCGGGGTGAAGCGTTATCCTGAAGCGACCAGTCTTGAGCTTTTAGCCTGCAGGCTAAGGGAGCTTGGTCTTGCCTCCCCCGCCCTTTTGCAATTTGAAAAAGAGAGCGGCATTATGGAGCGCATACAGGCCCTTGTCGACTCAGGCGATGCCGCAGACCCGGTCAAGCTGACCTACGAGGTGTGGCAAAAGAGCCAAAACACGGAAGAAGCAAACTAA
- a CDS encoding N-formylglutamate amidohydrolase: MDQKRYNVFLTCEHAGNKIPARWKRLFTPPKQVLESHRGIDIGAKEIFNRLKKQLQCPGFIYENTRLLIELNRSLHHPKLFSEFSKTFSDEEKELLIKTLYLPYRSLVEDEFKEAIDASKKPLLHLSIHSFTPVFDGETRNCDFSFLYDPSRPLEKEFCREMAESLKKSLGKDFRIRMNYPYKGTADGFTTYLRGQLKARRYLGIEIEVNQALACKRNERDRISSAMTEFLRGL, encoded by the coding sequence ATGGACCAAAAGCGGTATAATGTATTCCTCACGTGCGAGCATGCCGGCAACAAAATACCAGCAAGGTGGAAAAGGCTTTTTACCCCACCCAAACAAGTTCTTGAAAGCCACCGTGGAATCGACATCGGAGCCAAAGAAATTTTCAACCGGCTAAAAAAACAACTGCAGTGTCCAGGCTTCATCTATGAGAACACCCGCCTTCTGATTGAGCTGAACCGCTCGCTCCACCACCCGAAGCTCTTCTCGGAGTTCTCGAAAACATTTTCGGATGAAGAAAAGGAGCTGCTGATCAAAACACTTTATCTCCCCTATAGATCCTTGGTGGAAGACGAGTTCAAAGAGGCGATAGACGCCTCAAAGAAGCCGCTCCTGCATCTCTCCATCCACTCTTTCACGCCTGTCTTCGATGGGGAGACAAGGAACTGCGATTTTAGCTTTCTCTACGATCCTTCAAGACCTCTGGAAAAAGAATTCTGCCGGGAGATGGCCGAATCTCTCAAAAAGAGTCTCGGAAAAGACTTTAGAATCCGCATGAACTATCCCTACAAAGGAACAGCCGACGGATTCACTACGTACTTAAGAGGTCAACTTAAGGCACGAAGATATCTCGGGATAGAAATCGAGGTCAACCAGGCGCTTGCTTGCAAGAGGAATGAAAGGGATCGCATCAGCTCCGCTATGACCGAGTTCTTGCGAGGACTATGA
- a CDS encoding mechanosensitive ion channel family protein encodes MMRSSFKAPLMIRYAALLLLLLMSPVRIVAEDAIGRLPESSATKQEEAPVTLDGAPLFKLRGLSSLPAKGRAEAVSERIERIASDHSFPVADLKVIEEKEYATITAGNIVIVRITNADALYEGLRERQLLAAAHLSAIKSAIERYRLERTSNYLLGQSALALGASVLFMLALIIGGRLTARLQKSVNRGFQKQLDQLEEKSYQIVSSERLQRVWEGVINGFFALMALLAGILWLDFVLNLFPWTRAAAAWIVSSLLSPLQTMWTNVLDAFPGIVFILALALFTRYILKLTTLFFNGVASGRITITGFDSNWALPTYKLVRIALIALALVIAYPYIPGSESEAFKGISIFFGVLASIGGASIVANNLAGYALIYRKAFVQGDRVKIGDVTGEVISMGQQATHLRTPKNEEVTIPSAQIVSSPVINYSSLVKNKGLILHTTVGIGYAVPWRQVEAILLEAARRTDCLLKDPPPFVLIKSLDTFSTTYELNAHSDKPHEMEKQYHALHQNILDVFNEYGVQIMTPAYEGDPEKPLVVPKERWFIPPFNQ; translated from the coding sequence ATGATGCGCTCTAGCTTTAAGGCTCCTCTGATGATCCGCTATGCGGCACTTCTGCTTCTTCTTTTGATGTCCCCTGTCCGGATTGTCGCCGAGGATGCAATCGGCAGGCTGCCGGAATCATCTGCAACAAAACAAGAGGAAGCGCCCGTCACGCTCGACGGAGCCCCCCTCTTTAAACTGAGGGGACTTTCAAGCCTTCCGGCAAAAGGCCGGGCAGAGGCTGTATCGGAGCGGATCGAGCGCATCGCTTCAGACCACTCCTTCCCCGTTGCAGACCTTAAGGTCATCGAAGAAAAAGAATATGCCACGATCACGGCCGGCAATATCGTCATTGTCCGTATCACAAACGCAGACGCACTCTACGAAGGCTTAAGGGAGCGGCAACTGCTCGCTGCAGCTCACCTGTCGGCCATCAAGAGTGCGATCGAGCGCTATCGCCTTGAGCGAACAAGCAATTATCTGCTCGGTCAAAGCGCTTTGGCTCTTGGTGCAAGCGTGCTTTTCATGCTGGCGCTGATCATCGGAGGCAGGCTGACAGCTCGTCTACAGAAGTCCGTGAACCGAGGCTTCCAAAAACAGCTCGATCAGCTTGAGGAGAAGTCCTACCAGATTGTCTCCTCCGAGCGGCTTCAAAGGGTGTGGGAAGGCGTGATCAACGGGTTTTTTGCTCTCATGGCACTCCTTGCGGGTATTCTATGGCTCGATTTTGTCCTTAACCTTTTTCCCTGGACCCGTGCAGCAGCAGCATGGATCGTCTCATCGCTATTATCCCCACTTCAAACGATGTGGACTAATGTCTTGGATGCATTTCCGGGTATTGTTTTCATCTTGGCTTTAGCGCTTTTCACCCGCTACATCCTTAAGTTGACCACCCTATTTTTCAATGGCGTGGCAAGCGGAAGAATTACCATTACCGGATTCGACAGCAATTGGGCTTTGCCGACATACAAACTAGTCAGGATTGCCCTCATTGCCCTAGCCTTGGTGATCGCCTATCCTTATATCCCCGGTTCTGAAAGCGAAGCGTTCAAAGGCATATCGATCTTCTTCGGGGTGCTGGCATCCATTGGAGGTGCCTCGATCGTCGCCAATAACCTGGCAGGTTACGCCCTGATCTACCGAAAAGCGTTTGTGCAGGGAGACCGCGTCAAAATCGGTGATGTGACAGGAGAGGTCATCAGCATGGGGCAGCAAGCGACTCACCTCAGAACCCCAAAAAACGAAGAGGTGACCATACCCAGCGCACAGATCGTCAGCAGCCCCGTTATCAACTACAGCTCGCTAGTAAAAAATAAGGGACTGATCCTGCACACAACCGTCGGCATCGGCTACGCTGTTCCCTGGAGGCAAGTCGAAGCCATCTTGCTCGAGGCGGCCAGAAGAACCGATTGCCTGCTGAAAGATCCTCCTCCTTTTGTCCTTATCAAATCGCTCGATACCTTTTCGACGACCTATGAGCTGAACGCCCACTCCGACAAGCCACACGAGATGGAAAAACAATATCATGCACTCCATCAGAATATTTTAGATGTCTTCAACGAATACGGGGTGCAGATCATGACCCCCGCCTACGAGGGCGATCCGGAAAAACCGCTCGTCGTTCCTAAAGAGCGGTGGTTTATCCCTCCATTCAATCAATAG
- a CDS encoding MATE family efflux transporter, with amino-acid sequence MDLTQGLVYKHLTRLALPSAVALFFATMFFMVDTYFAGMISTEAQAALTVSFPVFFIIVSMMNGMAIGAQTLIANFLGEGRHERAKELSVQSLYFGAVFSLIMAAFGFFFAPSLLQFLGAKGAVAEYAERYIRITFLYCVFPVTTHVVNGILMSYGLAKPFRNWLIIGFFLHLTLDPWLIFGGMGLPAFGFDGIVYSTALTMFLGSCFMFYCLNERGIISKIAVGRLKPEWIAFQEIARQSLPATLNLLSVAIGLFITTGFVFQFGKNAAAAFGIGMRLQQLFLIATVGLSSAALAIISQNHGAKKFARVEECIRFSLYSGGVIMLASFLVLNAAPRQLMSIFSHDRDVIETGVSFLRIYSFTGFFLMGLNILTAAMQGMKNPITALMIGFGRQVVVPLIALPILIGWFEAPLESVWYMTLAVSVLFTALAFVQTKRILTEKSKPFNEKP; translated from the coding sequence TTGGATCTTACGCAAGGGTTAGTCTACAAACATCTGACTAGGCTTGCGCTTCCGTCCGCCGTTGCCCTTTTTTTTGCCACCATGTTTTTCATGGTGGACACCTATTTTGCCGGAATGATTTCGACCGAAGCGCAAGCGGCCCTGACGGTCAGCTTTCCGGTTTTTTTTATCATTGTGTCGATGATGAACGGCATGGCGATCGGCGCGCAGACCTTGATTGCGAACTTCTTGGGCGAGGGCAGGCATGAAAGGGCTAAAGAGCTGAGTGTGCAGTCGCTCTACTTTGGCGCGGTCTTCTCTTTGATCATGGCAGCGTTTGGATTTTTCTTTGCCCCGAGCCTTCTTCAATTTCTCGGTGCCAAGGGGGCTGTCGCTGAGTACGCGGAACGCTATATCCGGATCACTTTTTTGTACTGCGTCTTCCCTGTGACCACCCATGTGGTGAATGGGATATTGATGTCCTATGGACTGGCCAAACCTTTCAGAAACTGGCTAATCATCGGTTTTTTTCTACATCTGACACTGGATCCGTGGCTCATTTTCGGAGGAATGGGATTGCCGGCCTTCGGTTTTGACGGCATTGTCTATTCGACCGCCCTTACCATGTTCTTGGGAAGTTGCTTTATGTTTTATTGCCTGAACGAGAGAGGGATCATCAGCAAGATAGCGGTAGGAAGGCTTAAGCCCGAGTGGATAGCCTTTCAAGAGATCGCAAGGCAAAGCCTACCGGCAACGCTGAACTTGCTGTCGGTGGCAATCGGACTTTTTATTACCACCGGTTTTGTGTTCCAGTTTGGTAAAAATGCAGCGGCGGCTTTTGGAATAGGAATGCGGCTGCAGCAGCTGTTTTTAATCGCTACGGTCGGCCTTTCCTCCGCCGCGCTCGCGATCATCAGCCAGAACCATGGAGCAAAAAAATTTGCACGCGTCGAGGAGTGCATCCGATTCTCACTTTATAGCGGTGGTGTGATTATGCTGGCCAGTTTTTTGGTGCTGAATGCTGCACCGCGGCAGCTGATGAGTATATTTTCACATGACAGAGATGTCATAGAGACAGGAGTATCTTTCCTGCGCATCTATTCGTTCACAGGATTTTTCCTGATGGGACTTAACATCCTAACCGCCGCGATGCAGGGGATGAAAAACCCGATAACGGCCCTAATGATCGGGTTTGGAAGACAAGTGGTTGTTCCGTTGATTGCCCTGCCGATACTCATCGGTTGGTTTGAGGCTCCCCTGGAATCTGTCTGGTACATGACTTTGGCTGTCAGTGTACTATTCACCGCGCTTGCCTTTGTTCAAACCAAAAGAATTCTCACCGAGAAATCAAAACCGTTTAACGAAAAACCTTAG
- a CDS encoding cysteine peptidase family C39 domain-containing protein, translated as MGKKLKMKSQPTDSSCGPTCLKAIYDYYDLPIDLEKIIREVKTLKTGGTLGACLGIHALDHGFDATLYTFNLEIFDPTWFFPKPIDKKQIIQKLRLQKKLKHHAKLQDACDAFIEFLEKGGRIKMRDLSGALLMRYLKRKIPIITGLSSTYLYKCSRIHLNGDEALKDDVLGAPEGHFVVLESYNPESRLVTINDPWHQNPYSQDLKYEVSKDHLLTSFLIGLLTYDANFTIITKKHEHNDLTFGI; from the coding sequence ATGGGAAAAAAGCTCAAAATGAAGAGCCAGCCGACCGACAGCTCGTGCGGACCGACATGCTTGAAAGCAATCTATGACTACTATGATCTCCCGATCGACCTTGAAAAGATCATCAGGGAAGTGAAGACTCTAAAAACCGGAGGAACTCTAGGTGCCTGCCTTGGAATACACGCCCTCGATCACGGCTTCGACGCCACCCTCTACACCTTTAATCTCGAAATATTCGATCCCACCTGGTTCTTCCCGAAACCTATCGACAAAAAGCAAATCATCCAAAAGCTCCGCCTGCAAAAGAAACTGAAGCACCATGCCAAGCTGCAAGACGCTTGTGACGCCTTCATCGAGTTCCTTGAGAAGGGGGGGCGGATCAAAATGCGGGATCTCTCAGGCGCCTTGCTAATGCGCTACTTGAAAAGAAAAATTCCCATCATCACCGGCCTTTCCTCGACCTACCTCTATAAATGCTCACGTATCCATCTGAATGGAGACGAGGCGCTTAAAGATGACGTTCTTGGGGCTCCCGAAGGGCATTTTGTCGTGCTCGAGAGCTATAATCCCGAATCAAGGCTGGTGACCATCAATGACCCCTGGCATCAAAATCCCTATTCCCAGGACTTAAAATACGAAGTCTCTAAAGACCATCTGCTCACTTCATTTTTGATCGGGCTGTTAACCTACGACGCCAACTTCACAATCATCACTAAAAAACACGAACACAACGATTTAACCTTCGGAATCTAA
- a CDS encoding pyridoxal phosphate-dependent aminotransferase, producing the protein MLKLTLPRYKSIEMIASENKDIISFSQGAVKVGGAPEEIKAHLKEILNGDRADYYQAVGGIAPLRQKIAETLAKKWGIPLTKEEILITHGSIGGITNLCLLLLNSGDEVIIPEPFYPSYLNIVRFSKATPIPVQGFFRKEGKWVFDLESVKQVKGERSKMLILSNPSNPCGICFRANDLNELKRWCEQEGIFLIIDEVYDNYIYEGNFASATPLAARSDYIARTGSFSKDFAMSGYRVGFLVAKKELIERLTAIQDGTLCCPSVIGQLAACFALDHPELIERQVRQVKANLQLVREMLVPLVERNIFSYVPPESGIFLFLKTQHEDTEEFVMEILTKARVSLVPGKDFGSSQEAASHVRLCFAREPKLIEEGMDRLRKHLLRDI; encoded by the coding sequence ATGTTGAAACTTACCCTACCCCGTTATAAATCGATCGAAATGATCGCTTCGGAAAACAAAGACATTATCTCCTTTTCGCAAGGAGCCGTCAAAGTCGGCGGCGCTCCCGAGGAGATAAAAGCGCACCTGAAAGAGATTTTAAACGGCGACCGAGCCGATTACTATCAGGCAGTCGGAGGAATCGCCCCCCTCAGGCAAAAGATCGCCGAAACCCTCGCGAAAAAATGGGGAATTCCGCTCACAAAGGAGGAGATTTTAATCACGCACGGCTCGATCGGTGGTATTACAAATCTCTGCCTGCTTTTGCTTAATTCAGGAGATGAAGTGATCATCCCTGAACCTTTCTACCCCAGCTATCTCAATATCGTCCGCTTCTCCAAAGCGACGCCCATACCCGTCCAGGGTTTTTTCCGCAAAGAGGGAAAATGGGTCTTCGATCTTGAGAGCGTCAAACAGGTCAAGGGAGAGCGATCCAAAATGCTGATTCTGTCAAACCCCTCCAACCCCTGTGGCATTTGCTTTCGTGCCAACGACTTGAACGAGTTGAAAAGATGGTGCGAGCAGGAGGGAATTTTCCTTATCATCGATGAGGTGTATGACAACTACATCTACGAAGGCAACTTTGCTTCGGCAACGCCCCTGGCTGCCCGCTCTGATTATATTGCACGTACCGGCTCTTTCTCAAAAGACTTCGCGATGAGCGGCTACCGTGTGGGCTTTCTCGTGGCAAAAAAAGAGCTGATTGAAAGGCTGACAGCGATCCAGGACGGCACTCTGTGCTGCCCTTCGGTCATCGGACAGCTTGCCGCCTGCTTTGCTCTCGATCATCCCGAGCTGATCGAAAGACAGGTTCGACAAGTAAAAGCCAATTTACAGCTGGTTAGAGAAATGCTGGTTCCTTTGGTAGAGAGAAATATATTTTCCTACGTCCCTCCGGAATCCGGCATCTTCCTGTTTTTAAAAACGCAGCATGAGGACACCGAAGAGTTTGTGATGGAAATTCTAACCAAAGCCCGGGTCTCTTTGGTACCGGGAAAAGACTTTGGAAGCTCTCAGGAAGCAGCTTCCCATGTACGCCTCTGCTTTGCCAGGGAGCCAAAGCTTATCGAAGAGGGCATGGATCGGCTGCGAAAACATCTTCTTAGAGACATTTAA
- a CDS encoding replication-associated recombination protein A, with product MDLKNHTPLAERMRPKELAGVIGQDHLTGPEGSLSLSIKKNHPFSMILWGPPGSGKTTLARLYAKSFDLPLIQLSAVTSGLQDLKKNIQEFTATPLFGKSRFLFIDEIHRWNKSQQDFLLPFIERGDFFLIGATTENPSLTVNSALLSRVRVFTLNPLGHEHLSSLVGSYEERYGPLHLDQEARESIVAMAQGDGRYLFNLVDGVQALGKDKPLSKEELSLFLQKRAPLYDKAGEGHYGLISALHKSVRGSDPDAALYWLARMLEGGEDPLFLSRRIIRMATEDIGLADPQALAVCLSAKATYEALGSPEGELALAEAIVYLSLAPKSNALYTAYNKARESASKTAHLPPPLHIQNAPTKLMKELGYGKGYLYDHDLEYAFSGQRYFPKEMERESYYSPKEIGFEREMKKRVEWFDRLRTKLNEEGA from the coding sequence ATGGATTTAAAAAACCACACTCCCTTAGCGGAACGGATGCGTCCTAAAGAGCTGGCAGGGGTCATCGGCCAGGATCACCTGACCGGACCGGAAGGTTCACTCTCTCTTTCGATCAAAAAAAATCACCCCTTCTCGATGATCTTATGGGGTCCCCCGGGCTCAGGAAAGACCACCCTCGCAAGACTGTATGCCAAATCCTTCGACTTACCCTTAATCCAGCTGAGCGCCGTGACTTCCGGACTTCAGGATCTTAAGAAAAACATCCAGGAATTTACCGCCACCCCCCTCTTTGGAAAGAGCCGCTTTCTTTTTATTGATGAAATCCACAGATGGAACAAAAGCCAGCAAGACTTCCTCCTGCCATTTATCGAAAGAGGGGACTTCTTCCTCATCGGTGCCACAACAGAAAACCCCTCTCTCACAGTCAATAGCGCTCTTTTATCAAGAGTCCGTGTGTTCACGCTCAATCCCCTCGGCCATGAGCACCTCTCATCCCTTGTCGGATCTTATGAGGAACGCTATGGTCCCCTCCATCTCGATCAGGAGGCCCGAGAGTCCATTGTCGCCATGGCGCAAGGAGATGGACGCTACCTCTTCAACTTAGTCGACGGTGTTCAAGCGCTTGGGAAAGATAAGCCCCTATCCAAAGAGGAGCTTTCCCTATTTCTACAAAAAAGAGCGCCTCTCTACGATAAAGCCGGCGAGGGACACTACGGACTGATATCGGCTCTGCACAAGTCTGTCAGGGGGTCAGACCCCGATGCCGCGCTCTACTGGCTGGCAAGGATGCTCGAAGGCGGGGAGGACCCCCTTTTCCTCTCGCGGAGGATCATTCGGATGGCAACGGAAGATATCGGGCTTGCCGATCCCCAGGCGCTGGCTGTATGCCTGAGTGCCAAAGCCACCTATGAGGCGCTCGGATCGCCCGAAGGAGAGCTGGCTCTCGCCGAAGCGATCGTCTATTTAAGCTTGGCGCCCAAGAGCAACGCCCTCTATACCGCCTATAACAAAGCCCGCGAATCCGCCTCCAAAACAGCCCACCTGCCCCCGCCCCTTCATATCCAAAACGCACCCACTAAGCTGATGAAGGAGCTGGGATATGGAAAAGGCTATCTCTACGACCATGACCTCGAATACGCTTTTTCCGGGCAGCGCTATTTCCCCAAGGAGATGGAGAGAGAGTCCTATTACAGCCCCAAAGAGATCGGCTTTGAAAGGGAGATGAAAAAGAGGGTGGAGTGGTTTGACAGGCTGAGAACAAAACTCAATGAAGAAGGCGCCTGA
- the upp gene encoding uracil phosphoribosyltransferase — protein sequence MLTAKERFLTLLRDKHSDRATFRRAAIRITEILVFEAMQHLDWKKIEIDTPLETTPGVAPSRPTALIPILRSGLAMLPQFEAAFPDSKIGFLGFQRDEETFIPRLYYDRLPRISKETEVMLLDPMLATGGGCLPPAVPQTTP from the coding sequence ATGCTGACAGCTAAAGAACGCTTTTTAACTCTCTTGAGGGATAAACACTCTGACAGGGCGACTTTTCGGCGGGCAGCCATTCGGATTACTGAAATCCTGGTATTCGAGGCGATGCAGCATCTTGACTGGAAGAAAATAGAGATCGACACTCCCTTGGAAACAACACCCGGAGTCGCCCCCTCAAGGCCCACGGCACTTATCCCCATCTTGAGAAGCGGGCTGGCGATGCTGCCTCAATTTGAAGCGGCCTTTCCGGATTCCAAAATCGGCTTCTTGGGCTTTCAGCGCGATGAAGAGACGTTCATCCCCCGCCTCTACTATGACAGACTGCCTCGCATCTCCAAAGAAACCGAAGTGATGCTGTTAGACCCGATGCTTGCCACCGGCGGGGGCTGCTTGCCACCGGCGGTACCGCAGACCACGCCATAG